The following proteins come from a genomic window of Edaphobacter sp. 4G125:
- a CDS encoding efflux RND transporter periplasmic adaptor subunit produces the protein MMTLTESEEGRRRIGRIISIASVVCAAITGLLVLRENTLNPRTDDAEVLANFIGVAPVVSGPIMKLNVADNQEVKQGALLFDIDERPYAYALRHAMSEQAALEGQIVDERRTIASQVSAVDVAKSSTKSSEASLSRAAAAVEAAKADVSTSKAAVDRAQAELTYATNNLQRIEPLLTKQFVTVDQVDQARTLQVTRGQALVGARSQLALSQAQLASATAQYKQAEAVLEQSHNEVQQASHAVTTLEPLVAQRGGRSAAIDTAQYNLDNCRFYAPFDGRVTNLTISEGAYAHAGQQVFTLIDTRVWWAVANFRETQLHHIHPGMKADVYVLSRPNVRLHGVVDSVGFGVTPDADIVGRLSQGLPDVQRTLNWVHLASRFPVRVRIEAGPSDLFRISESAIVVIRGES, from the coding sequence ATGATGACGCTTACGGAATCGGAAGAGGGACGCCGGCGAATTGGACGCATCATCAGTATTGCGTCTGTGGTGTGCGCTGCGATTACGGGTCTACTGGTTTTGCGAGAGAATACGCTGAATCCGCGCACGGACGATGCAGAGGTGCTGGCAAATTTTATTGGTGTGGCTCCGGTGGTGAGTGGCCCGATTATGAAGTTGAATGTCGCGGACAATCAAGAGGTGAAGCAGGGGGCCCTGCTCTTTGATATTGACGAGCGTCCCTATGCATATGCCCTGAGACATGCGATGTCGGAGCAGGCTGCTCTTGAAGGCCAGATCGTCGATGAGCGGCGCACGATTGCGTCGCAGGTGAGCGCAGTGGATGTTGCGAAGTCGAGCACGAAGAGCTCGGAGGCGAGTCTGAGCCGCGCGGCCGCGGCGGTGGAGGCGGCGAAGGCGGATGTATCCACCTCGAAGGCTGCGGTGGATCGCGCGCAGGCTGAACTGACGTATGCGACCAACAATCTACAGAGGATTGAGCCGCTGTTGACGAAACAGTTTGTTACGGTCGATCAAGTGGACCAGGCGAGGACCTTGCAGGTGACTCGAGGACAGGCGCTTGTAGGCGCTCGCTCGCAGCTGGCGCTCTCGCAGGCACAGCTGGCTTCGGCGACGGCGCAATACAAGCAGGCCGAAGCCGTACTGGAGCAGAGCCATAATGAGGTTCAACAGGCAAGCCATGCGGTGACGACATTGGAGCCTCTGGTGGCACAGCGTGGAGGACGAAGCGCCGCGATCGATACGGCTCAATACAATCTGGACAATTGCCGGTTCTATGCGCCGTTCGATGGGCGAGTGACGAACCTGACGATCTCAGAGGGAGCATATGCCCATGCAGGGCAGCAGGTCTTTACGCTGATCGACACGCGCGTGTGGTGGGCAGTGGCGAATTTTCGCGAGACGCAGCTTCATCACATTCATCCGGGGATGAAGGCGGACGTCTATGTGCTGTCGCGGCCTAATGTGCGTTTGCATGGAGTCGTGGATAGTGTGGGGTTTGGCGTGACTCCGGATGCAGACATTGTGGGGCGGCTTTCGCAGGGGCTTCCGGATGTGCAGCGCACGCTGAACTGGGTCCATCTGGCGTCGCGATTTCCTGTGCGCGTACGGATCGAGGCAGGGCCGTCGGACCTATTTCGCATTAGCGAATCGGCGATTGTTGTGATTCGCGGCGAGTCGTAG
- a CDS encoding YtcA family lipoprotein — protein sequence MTRKRCVVGKISVAGTLPWLSGCSRAPSFNILGSFFPAWLFCIVLGITLAALSYWVFVRLRIEKEVKPSIVVYPCLAAFFAFTLWLILFR from the coding sequence ATGACGAGGAAGCGGTGTGTTGTAGGAAAGATCTCGGTTGCGGGTACGCTGCCCTGGTTGAGCGGGTGTTCCCGCGCGCCATCCTTCAATATTCTGGGTTCTTTTTTCCCTGCATGGCTGTTCTGTATTGTTCTGGGAATTACGTTGGCGGCGTTGTCGTATTGGGTCTTCGTTCGGTTGCGCATTGAAAAAGAGGTCAAGCCATCGATTGTTGTCTATCCTTGCCTGGCCGCATTTTTTGCGTTTACGCTTTGGCTGATTTTGTTTCGGTGA
- a CDS encoding TolC family protein yields MWAQSAPPSPGAVWHDAAEQKLKQQVSSLPETKYPTDANKTYTLAELVDIAEQHNPETRVAWQRAKERAAVLGVARSALFPTVAAVAVANTTRTRILFNSAFFRQTYGVFSPDIHMEYLVLDFGERSGTIDEAKARLLAADMVFNDTHRKIIFQTMASYYKLLNAVGQREAAEVSLKNAQAVQEDAQDRLNHGLGTKPDVLEAQAVTAQSQYDLQAAIGAEEISRGDLMTVLGLLPDTALQVEDITKLNLPGELAENVNAAIDRAFEQRPDLKAQLANLRADDAAIKRARSAYFPSLSFNGDGGATRQYGRQELLPPAYVGGETWNVSLALKWTIFDGTRREHEVAETKAARAATQAEIDSLRDQIANEVWAAYSNMKTAQRQQQAAAALLVAADESYASAQESYSYGVRNLLDVVAAQKALAVARSEDVSARTQLLLQSANLAFETGDWISAPPRKAGP; encoded by the coding sequence ATGTGGGCGCAAAGCGCTCCGCCGTCTCCTGGCGCTGTATGGCATGACGCCGCCGAGCAGAAGCTGAAACAGCAGGTCTCCTCGCTTCCGGAGACGAAGTACCCGACAGATGCGAACAAGACCTATACGCTGGCGGAGCTGGTAGATATTGCTGAGCAGCATAATCCGGAGACTCGCGTTGCATGGCAGCGAGCTAAGGAACGTGCTGCTGTTCTGGGAGTTGCCCGGAGCGCTCTTTTCCCCACCGTGGCCGCAGTTGCAGTTGCCAATACGACCAGGACGCGGATCCTTTTCAACTCGGCCTTCTTCCGGCAAACCTACGGGGTGTTTTCTCCGGATATCCACATGGAATATCTGGTCCTGGATTTTGGAGAGAGGAGCGGGACGATCGACGAGGCGAAGGCGCGTTTGTTGGCTGCCGATATGGTCTTTAACGATACGCATCGGAAGATCATCTTCCAGACGATGGCCTCGTATTACAAGTTGTTGAATGCCGTGGGGCAGAGAGAGGCTGCCGAGGTGAGCCTGAAGAATGCACAGGCGGTACAGGAAGATGCCCAGGATCGCTTGAATCATGGACTGGGCACAAAACCGGATGTGCTGGAGGCGCAGGCGGTGACGGCACAGTCGCAATATGATTTGCAGGCGGCGATTGGAGCGGAGGAGATCTCACGGGGCGACTTGATGACGGTTCTTGGGTTGCTGCCGGACACTGCTTTGCAGGTCGAAGACATTACTAAGCTGAACCTTCCCGGAGAGCTCGCAGAGAATGTGAATGCAGCGATTGACCGTGCCTTTGAACAGCGGCCTGATCTGAAGGCGCAGTTGGCAAACCTACGGGCGGATGATGCGGCAATTAAACGGGCACGCTCTGCGTATTTTCCTTCGCTGAGCTTTAACGGAGATGGCGGCGCTACGCGGCAGTATGGGCGGCAGGAGCTGCTGCCGCCGGCATATGTTGGCGGAGAGACCTGGAACGTAAGTCTCGCGCTGAAGTGGACGATCTTTGATGGCACGCGTCGCGAGCACGAAGTCGCCGAGACAAAAGCGGCGCGGGCGGCGACGCAGGCCGAGATTGACTCGTTACGCGACCAGATTGCGAATGAGGTGTGGGCAGCGTATTCGAACATGAAGACGGCGCAGCGACAGCAACAGGCGGCTGCGGCGTTGCTGGTTGCTGCGGACGAATCGTATGCGTCGGCACAGGAGTCGTACTCGTATGGGGTTCGGAATCTGCTGGATGTTGTTGCGGCGCAGAAGGCGCTGGCAGTAGCGCGGTCGGAGGACGTTTCGGCGAGGACACAGCTGTTACTGCAATCGGCCAACCTGGCATTTGAGACGGGGGACTGGATCTCGGCTCCTCCACGAAAGGCGGGTCCATGA
- a CDS encoding D-sedoheptulose 7-phosphate isomerase: MQNIVETQLDRSIATLTAVRQNKNLIDTVVQAAQAIAQAMKNGNKLLVAGNGGSAADAQHLVAEFVGRLTRNRPALPAVALTTDTSILTAVGNDFSFDDVFDRQVEAIGKPGDVFLGISTSGNSRNLVKALHRCRDQKLITVGYLGNKGGTMAPLCDYPVIVPSNVTMQIQESHLALEHILCLVVERYFFGEGFDNIPQYVAE; the protein is encoded by the coding sequence ATGCAGAACATCGTAGAAACTCAGTTAGATCGGTCCATCGCCACGCTCACCGCGGTCCGTCAGAACAAGAACCTCATCGATACCGTCGTTCAGGCGGCCCAGGCGATCGCCCAGGCCATGAAGAATGGAAATAAACTGCTCGTAGCAGGCAATGGTGGCTCGGCTGCCGATGCCCAGCACCTCGTCGCAGAGTTTGTCGGCCGCCTCACTCGAAATCGCCCTGCATTACCAGCCGTCGCGCTCACCACCGATACCTCGATCCTTACCGCCGTCGGAAACGACTTCTCCTTCGACGATGTCTTCGACCGCCAGGTGGAAGCCATCGGAAAGCCCGGAGATGTCTTCCTTGGAATCTCTACCTCCGGCAACTCACGCAATCTCGTCAAAGCTTTGCACCGCTGCCGCGACCAAAAGCTCATCACTGTTGGATACCTCGGCAACAAGGGCGGTACTATGGCCCCTCTCTGCGACTATCCCGTGATCGTACCTTCGAACGTCACCATGCAGATTCAGGAATCGCACCTCGCACTCGAACACATCCTCTGCCTCGTGGTCGAGCGATATTTCTTCGGCGAAGGCTTCGATAACATCCCGCAATACGTCGCGGAGTAA
- a CDS encoding sugar porter family MFS transporter translates to MRMTSSLFRSTAVGALGGFLFGFDTVVISGTTSLLTKVFDLTPKSLGLTVSIALWGTVAGCILAGPLGQRIGGRNALRIMGILYMISALGCAFAWSWPSLMIFRFIGGLGIGGSSVLGPVYIAELAPAKWRGRLVGLFQANVVLGILFAYISNWWIARLGLGLMEWRWQLGIAAVPAILFTVLLYTIPQSSRFLITQNSLEDALAVLKMMGTEDPEHELSEIRSSLHSERLEKSQPLFQWSLRLPIFLAITIGLFNQFSGINAILYYANDIFAAAGLSRLSTFSQSIYIGLANLIGTAIGMLLIDKIGRKLLLLIGAAGTFVCLLLTARIFSSGIDQGRVVWLLVTFICLFSLSQGAVIWVYISEIFPTKVRSKGQSLGGSAHWISDAVIAALFPLAVAQFSRSAPFYFFAAMTAVQFVVVLFIYPETKGATLEQLQARLEG, encoded by the coding sequence ATGCGCATGACATCCAGCCTTTTTCGTAGCACCGCAGTGGGAGCCCTGGGCGGCTTCCTCTTTGGTTTTGATACGGTCGTGATCTCCGGTACAACCTCGCTGTTGACCAAGGTCTTTGACCTGACTCCGAAGTCCCTTGGATTGACGGTTTCGATTGCGCTCTGGGGAACGGTAGCCGGCTGTATTCTGGCGGGTCCGCTGGGGCAGCGAATCGGTGGTCGAAATGCGCTTCGGATTATGGGGATTCTGTACATGATCTCCGCCCTGGGGTGCGCCTTCGCATGGAGCTGGCCGTCGTTGATGATCTTCCGATTTATTGGGGGCCTGGGGATCGGAGGATCTTCTGTACTGGGTCCGGTCTACATTGCAGAGCTTGCTCCGGCCAAATGGAGGGGACGTTTGGTCGGCTTGTTTCAAGCCAACGTTGTGCTCGGAATCCTTTTCGCATACATCTCGAACTGGTGGATTGCCCGGCTTGGGCTTGGCCTGATGGAATGGCGTTGGCAGCTCGGGATTGCAGCGGTTCCGGCGATTCTGTTTACTGTGCTTCTTTATACGATTCCGCAAAGTTCGCGGTTTTTGATTACGCAGAACAGCCTGGAAGATGCTCTCGCTGTGCTGAAGATGATGGGGACAGAAGACCCGGAGCACGAGCTCTCCGAGATTCGATCGTCGTTACACAGCGAGCGACTGGAAAAATCACAACCACTGTTCCAGTGGTCGCTTCGTCTTCCAATTTTTCTCGCGATTACGATCGGGCTGTTTAATCAGTTCTCAGGGATCAACGCGATTCTGTACTACGCAAATGACATTTTTGCCGCAGCGGGCCTGAGTCGGCTTTCAACCTTTTCACAATCGATCTATATCGGACTTGCGAACCTTATCGGTACAGCCATTGGGATGTTGTTGATCGATAAGATTGGCCGCAAGTTGCTGTTGCTGATCGGGGCCGCGGGAACCTTCGTCTGTCTTCTGCTCACGGCCAGGATCTTCAGTTCGGGAATCGACCAGGGCAGAGTTGTGTGGCTGCTGGTTACGTTTATCTGCCTCTTCTCGTTATCTCAGGGAGCGGTGATCTGGGTTTATATCTCAGAGATCTTTCCTACGAAGGTGCGGTCCAAGGGGCAGAGCCTTGGAGGCAGCGCCCATTGGATCAGCGATGCTGTGATCGCAGCATTGTTCCCTCTTGCGGTGGCGCAGTTCTCCCGGAGCGCTCCGTTCTACTTCTTTGCAGCGATGACGGCGGTGCAGTTCGTTGTCGTGCTCTTTATTTATCCAGAGACCAAAGGCGCCACGCTTGAGCAGCTTCAAGCACGTCTGGAGGGTTGA
- the rpmB gene encoding 50S ribosomal protein L28, with the protein MAQKCDLCGKGPQFGNNISHAHNTTRRRWNVNLQSVKALVDGASKRIRVCTSCIKTGKIVKAA; encoded by the coding sequence ATGGCGCAAAAATGTGATCTCTGCGGTAAAGGCCCGCAGTTCGGCAACAATATCTCGCACGCCCACAACACGACCCGTCGGCGCTGGAATGTGAACCTTCAGTCGGTCAAGGCTCTCGTCGATGGCGCAAGCAAGCGTATCCGTGTATGCACCAGCTGCATCAAGACCGGAAAAATCGTCAAAGCCGCTTAA
- the msrB gene encoding peptide-methionine (R)-S-oxide reductase MsrB, giving the protein MSEIQKQEKIRKTEAEWRALLTPEQFHVMREKGTERAFTGALLNNHETGIYHCGACNAPLFTSDKKFDSGSGWPSFWLPVSADAIEAHEDNTHGMTRIEVTCAQCGAHLGHLFPDGPRPTGMRYCINSASLAFEKQA; this is encoded by the coding sequence ATGTCTGAGATTCAGAAACAGGAAAAGATCCGTAAGACCGAAGCGGAATGGCGTGCGCTGCTGACGCCGGAACAGTTCCATGTCATGCGCGAAAAGGGAACCGAACGAGCTTTCACCGGAGCCCTTTTGAATAACCATGAGACAGGAATCTACCATTGCGGCGCCTGTAACGCTCCGTTGTTTACATCGGATAAGAAATTCGACTCAGGGAGCGGGTGGCCGAGTTTTTGGCTGCCGGTTTCCGCCGATGCTATTGAGGCGCATGAAGACAATACTCACGGAATGACTCGGATTGAGGTGACTTGCGCACAATGTGGGGCGCATCTAGGACATCTCTTTCCGGATGGCCCGCGGCCAACAGGAATGCGTTATTGCATCAATAGCGCGTCACTCGCTTTTGAGAAGCAGGCGTAA
- a CDS encoding RidA family protein: MSEKKIRVSTEDAPAAIGPYSQAVRVGEMLYCSGQVALDPTTGQLVSGGVAEQTVRVLENIKAVLAGAGLELADVVKTTVFLKSMGDFAAMNAVYERYLAPQGVVPPARSTVAVAALPKDALVEIEVVAKA; this comes from the coding sequence ATGAGCGAAAAAAAGATCCGTGTTTCAACCGAAGATGCTCCTGCCGCAATTGGCCCTTATTCTCAGGCAGTTCGCGTAGGCGAGATGCTCTATTGTTCCGGTCAGGTCGCTCTTGATCCGACGACGGGCCAGCTGGTTTCAGGTGGAGTCGCGGAGCAGACAGTTCGGGTGCTGGAGAATATCAAGGCCGTGCTTGCGGGAGCAGGGCTAGAGCTTGCGGATGTGGTCAAAACCACCGTCTTCCTCAAGAGTATGGGCGATTTTGCTGCGATGAATGCTGTCTATGAACGATACCTTGCTCCGCAGGGAGTAGTTCCTCCGGCCCGCTCGACGGTGGCGGTTGCGGCTTTACCGAAGGATGCGCTGGTCGAGATTGAGGTTGTCGCCAAAGCGTGA
- a CDS encoding YidB family protein, with translation MGILDTIQQLAGQTGAAAQGDQAKIAGGFIEALTAHPEGIEGVLNSLKANGLAEHVGAWAAGQAQTATPEQIQQGLGSTGLIEKTAQAAGVSPSAVTSALAMALPMVIQHFAPNGQAAEQSTFGSLAQQVLGKLL, from the coding sequence ATGGGAATTCTCGACACGATTCAACAGCTTGCAGGACAAACGGGAGCAGCCGCTCAGGGAGATCAGGCAAAGATTGCAGGAGGCTTCATCGAGGCGCTGACCGCACATCCCGAAGGAATTGAAGGTGTGCTCAACAGCCTGAAGGCAAATGGGCTGGCAGAACATGTCGGTGCCTGGGCTGCCGGACAAGCCCAAACCGCAACGCCTGAACAGATTCAGCAGGGGCTGGGATCGACTGGGCTGATCGAAAAGACCGCTCAGGCCGCAGGCGTCTCTCCCTCGGCAGTAACCTCGGCGCTTGCGATGGCACTCCCGATGGTGATCCAACACTTCGCACCCAATGGTCAGGCAGCCGAGCAAAGCACCTTCGGCAGCCTTGCACAACAGGTTCTCGGGAAGCTTCTGTAA
- a CDS encoding LysM peptidoglycan-binding domain-containing protein — protein MADLGQLTQKYQPVIDTINSFSEFGASVEGVDLAGEQLHLKASVPSKVIANRVWDSIKQVDPSYSDLKHEIATTGGDSQAYTIKSGDNLSKISKLFYGTANKYNEIAQANGIENPDRIQAGQQINVPALG, from the coding sequence ATGGCTGATCTTGGACAACTCACACAGAAGTACCAGCCTGTGATCGACACGATTAATAGCTTCAGCGAGTTTGGCGCATCCGTTGAAGGCGTTGACCTGGCTGGCGAACAGCTTCACTTGAAAGCCTCTGTCCCTTCAAAGGTGATTGCGAACCGCGTGTGGGACAGCATCAAGCAGGTCGACCCTTCTTACTCCGATCTGAAACACGAGATCGCGACCACAGGCGGCGACAGCCAGGCTTACACAATCAAGTCCGGCGACAACCTGTCGAAGATCAGCAAGCTGTTCTACGGAACGGCAAATAAGTACAACGAGATTGCTCAGGCAAATGGCATTGAAAACCCTGACCGCATCCAGGCGGGCCAGCAAATCAATGTACCCGCCCTCGGATAA
- a CDS encoding amylo-alpha-1,6-glucosidase, giving the protein MRNLLCVFLFSPLLMAETQPPFAPVADFPLDGNPLVIRQPAQTNRPFSVTGQRGAILGQQDGSFELWLLPVKILHNARLTARLQNYDAIIDLNAHASQIEVRPDHTTITYSHAAITVKQHMFIPRSAQPGVATAVVLFEIHAVRPATVTLQFEPSMERQWPAPNFGRPNGSWTSVGDGGIYTLSTDNPNFFGMVAMPGSTRGLIRPYQERPQTLPLEFEIHYDPARDDRKFFPLLAAVTGVSGKPELNSSQLESQLMGVAQQIPALYRSTADFFDHFFDTRLTAQTPDRKLDDALRWAEISIEQARVSSVIGSGLAGGWYTSGDSARPGFGWFFGRDTLWSLYAVNSYGDFKLSREAMDFLLAHQRADGKMMHEVSQTADLLDWASLPYLYAAADSTPLFVMQMADYVNASGDVRYLREHWDNIKRAYAFTRAHTTNGVYDNSQGSGWVEEWLPKMPQQEIYLAALDEQSSEAIAHLAKIMKDDELVSSATQQAKLIRDYLATYRNSDSFYNFSRSKDGSFDTQHTIFPSVAWWSGALTLPQSDAMFDAWAMHRFSTDWGTRSMAVGEATYDPISYHHGSVWPLYTGWASLAEYRADRPQAGFAHLKQNAQLTWLQDPGAVTEVLSGEFYQPLGRSSSHQLWSSAMVLTPAIRGLFGLEVDALTGRLRVDPKLPAEWSEASLKNVPFGDARLNLQMRRDGANLDVEVTSSKPVKLCLQNSKRFFDSAETPCSAASASVYHQRLPLPEVEVGLEFQPIQPGEQTSQMKIIRQEYGDHSLVLKLDVPPQVNQRIFVRVNRTGRAVRVTGAKLNQNWITVTGEPGGYSEHTVQITW; this is encoded by the coding sequence ATGCGAAATCTGCTTTGCGTCTTTCTATTTTCTCCCTTGCTTATGGCTGAGACACAACCCCCTTTCGCTCCCGTCGCAGATTTTCCTCTCGACGGCAATCCTCTCGTGATTCGACAACCTGCGCAGACGAATCGTCCCTTCAGCGTGACAGGGCAGCGAGGGGCTATTCTTGGCCAGCAGGACGGTAGCTTCGAGCTCTGGTTGCTTCCTGTAAAGATTCTGCATAACGCTCGACTCACGGCGCGATTGCAGAATTATGATGCCATCATCGATCTCAATGCACATGCATCGCAGATTGAGGTTAGACCTGACCACACGACGATTACATACTCCCATGCTGCAATTACGGTGAAGCAGCACATGTTTATTCCTCGTTCGGCACAGCCGGGTGTTGCTACGGCGGTGGTGCTGTTCGAGATTCATGCAGTGCGTCCAGCTACAGTGACGCTTCAATTTGAGCCATCGATGGAGAGACAGTGGCCTGCTCCGAACTTTGGCCGTCCTAATGGCTCGTGGACCAGCGTAGGCGATGGAGGAATCTATACGCTGTCTACGGATAATCCCAACTTCTTTGGAATGGTAGCAATGCCCGGCAGTACGCGTGGCTTGATTCGCCCTTACCAGGAACGGCCGCAAACACTGCCCCTGGAGTTCGAGATTCACTATGATCCTGCTCGCGACGACCGAAAGTTTTTCCCTCTACTGGCGGCAGTCACGGGAGTCAGTGGCAAGCCAGAGCTAAATTCTTCACAGCTTGAAAGCCAGCTTATGGGGGTCGCACAGCAGATACCAGCGCTGTATCGTTCAACGGCTGATTTCTTTGACCACTTCTTCGACACGCGGTTGACTGCACAGACTCCCGATAGGAAACTGGATGACGCTTTGCGGTGGGCGGAGATATCCATCGAACAAGCCAGGGTGTCTTCTGTGATTGGCTCCGGTCTGGCAGGTGGATGGTATACATCCGGTGATTCTGCGCGTCCTGGATTCGGGTGGTTCTTTGGGCGCGATACGTTATGGAGCCTCTATGCAGTAAACAGCTATGGTGATTTCAAGCTAAGTCGCGAAGCGATGGACTTCTTGCTGGCGCATCAACGTGCAGACGGCAAGATGATGCACGAGGTTTCGCAAACCGCTGATCTGTTGGATTGGGCCAGCCTTCCCTATCTCTATGCAGCTGCGGATTCCACACCACTCTTCGTGATGCAGATGGCCGACTACGTGAATGCCAGCGGAGATGTTCGTTATCTGCGTGAACATTGGGACAACATCAAACGTGCTTATGCGTTTACACGAGCTCATACAACGAATGGTGTTTACGATAACTCGCAGGGTAGTGGATGGGTGGAAGAGTGGCTGCCGAAGATGCCACAGCAGGAGATTTATCTTGCAGCACTCGATGAACAATCGTCCGAAGCGATCGCGCATCTTGCCAAAATAATGAAAGACGATGAACTGGTATCGTCAGCTACGCAGCAGGCGAAACTTATTCGGGATTATCTGGCAACGTATCGCAACAGTGACAGTTTTTATAACTTCAGCCGAAGTAAGGATGGCTCATTCGATACGCAGCATACGATCTTTCCTTCGGTTGCATGGTGGAGCGGGGCTTTAACGCTTCCACAATCGGATGCGATGTTCGATGCTTGGGCGATGCATCGTTTCTCAACCGACTGGGGGACGCGGTCGATGGCGGTTGGAGAAGCAACCTATGATCCGATCAGCTATCACCATGGTTCGGTGTGGCCGTTGTATACAGGATGGGCTTCGCTGGCGGAGTATCGCGCTGATCGTCCGCAGGCAGGGTTTGCACATTTGAAACAGAATGCGCAGCTTACCTGGCTGCAGGACCCGGGTGCGGTTACAGAGGTATTGTCTGGAGAGTTCTATCAGCCGCTCGGAAGAAGCAGTTCGCACCAGCTTTGGTCTTCGGCCATGGTGCTTACTCCCGCGATTCGGGGCTTGTTTGGATTAGAAGTCGACGCTCTGACAGGACGTCTGCGAGTCGATCCCAAGTTGCCGGCGGAATGGTCGGAGGCATCATTGAAGAATGTCCCCTTTGGCGACGCAAGACTGAATCTACAGATGCGCCGGGATGGCGCGAATCTTGATGTTGAAGTGACCTCCTCAAAGCCAGTCAAGTTATGTCTCCAGAATTCGAAGCGATTTTTTGACAGTGCTGAAACTCCTTGTTCTGCCGCTTCTGCTTCGGTGTATCACCAGCGGCTTCCTCTTCCAGAGGTTGAGGTTGGATTGGAATTTCAACCGATACAGCCTGGAGAGCAAACCAGCCAGATGAAGATTATTCGACAAGAGTACGGAGATCATTCTCTGGTTCTGAAGCTGGATGTGCCGCCTCAGGTTAATCAGCGTATCTTTGTACGTGTTAACCGTACTGGCCGTGCGGTTAGGGTGACAGGTGCAAAGCTCAACCAGAACTGGATCACTGTAACTGGTGAGCCAGGAGGTTATTCAGAACACACAGTGCAAATCACCTGGTGA